Genomic window (Desulfitobacterium chlororespirans DSM 11544):
CCTGACCCTATAATGGATATCAAGATTCAGTTTCGCCAGTTCCTCAGTCGTACGAAGAAAGAGCTGTTCTTCTCTGATATCTCCGGCTAAGTAATAGGTGGTCAGACACCGGGAGTAGGGAGGATAGTAATCTGCCGTTAGGACTGTTATTTCCCCCTGAGGATCAACCTTTCGCAGCCCTTCTGCAGCAAAAAGCCCAGCGGCACTGTTACCGATGATGATATAGTTCATAGAGTTTTTCCTCCCCAAGGCTTATTGATCCAAGCCCAATGCCCGCCGCTTCTTCCGTATATCCTCAATAAGCCCCAGAGCAGCTTTTTGAGGTTCTGTTTCTACATAGAATTTGCCACCGATAACTTCTGCAAGACCTACAGTGAGAAGTTCTGTCACCTGCTTGCTGCCCAGGACAGGAGGTATAACACCCAAATGAGTAGTTATTCCCATGGCCACAGCCCAAGTCCCGATGCTGAGAGCCTTTTCATGCTGGGGTTCAGGAGCGCTGGCTGCCACAGGCAAAGCGGCCGAGTCCACACCGAGATAATTAGCTAGTGCTGTGACTAAATCACCGATGCGGGAATTATCCACACAACTTCCCATGTGCAGCACCGGGGGAAGCGGAGCACCGAGACCGGCTGCCTCGCCGATAGCTCTGAGAACGGCTTTGAGGGTACTCCCGGCATATTGTTCGGTCCCCTCGGAGTTCATCATTCCTGCTTTAGCCAAAGCATGGGCAGAGCAGCCGGTCGCCACGACAAGGACATTGTTCTTCAAAAGTTCTTTGACCATTTCCACATGAAAGATATCCTGAGTCACCTTGACATTATTACAGCCTACTGTAGCTACAACACCAACGATATTGCCGTTAACAATATTATCCACTAATGGCTTTAAAGGTTGATCTGCATCCAGCTTGCCCAAAGCGCCTGCAATGGCTTCTACGCTGAAGCCGGCAATTATTTTTTCCCGATAATCAGGTATATGAACCTTGTTGGGATCCCGGCGGGCATACGCCGCAATGGCCTTCCTAACAATCTCCTGAGCTGCTTCATCGGCTTTTTCCAGAGCAAAAGGAACATGAGTGGCTCCAGGAATCTTCACAATAGGCATGGTGGTGATCAATTCCGTATGATAACAAGAGGAGATTTGGCTCAAGGAGGGCATAATGCATTGGACATCGACGACCATGGCATCCACAGCCCCGGTGACAATAGCCAATTCTTGAGCAAGGTAATTCGTGGCCAAAGGAACTCCTTGACGCATGAGAACTTCATTGCCTGTGCAGCAGATTCCAGCCACCTGGACTCCTTTGGCTCCCACTGCCTCTGCTTCAGGAGAAAGAGTCTTCGCCCACTGGACAATTTTTTCAGAAAGAAGGGGAACATGGCCATGAACGATCAGGTTTACATAATCCTCTTTAAGTACTCCTAAATTGGCTTCGGTCACCACAGGAGCCGGTGTTCCGAATAAAATATCCTGCATATCTGTTGCCAGCTTTAGGCCGGCGTAGCCATCCACCAGTCCCTGTTTAGCCGTCGCTAAAAGAAGGTTTACCGGATCTGCATCCATTCCCATGGTTGTCTGATGCATGGCCTCCCGAATTTCCCGATCCGGATTCCGGGGTATGATCCCTAAAGACTCCCATACCTCGAGACGTTGTTTTGGTGCATGGGCACTCACCCATTTCATAGGCCGATTATGATGGTTTCCCATATCTCCATAGGCTACATGAACCACTTCCAAAGCTAACGCATCAGGCTCTTTACCTTCACTATCTATGCCCAACCCTGAAGCAATGGCTTTCAACTTCCCGACATCTGTTATAGGGTAATCGATCTTACCTTGGGCCGCCATCTCTAGGGCCTCCACCGCATCATAAGCATGATCCACATGAGCTGCAGCCCCGGCGGCTACCTGGCGAAGCAGGTTCCGAGCTACGATCACGTCGGCTGTGGCGCCGCAAATTCCTTTATCCGGTCCTTGCCCAAAGGGATCAATCCGACAAGGTCCCTGAATACAGTGACGGCAACAGAGCCCTAAACTCCCAAATCCGCACTGCGGCTGTTGTTTATCATAGCGCTCCCAAACGGTTTCAATTCCATCCCTATAGGCCTTTTTTAAGAGTTCCTGAGCCGCCGGATCAATGCTGCGTACATTATGCATGGTTACCAACCTCCTCCTTAAGATGGTTCATCCAAGACTTCCGTATTTCGCTCGCATATCCATCCACTTCCACAAATTGCAGGGCCTTAGTCGGACATGCCGGGACACAAGCCGGTTCATAAGCTAACTCCCGACAACGATCGCATTTTACAACCTGATGATCAGGCCCTTCTGTAATAACCCCGAAAGGACAGACCATAACACACATCCAACAACCGACACATTTTTCCGTCTTAACCTGCACCAAACCGGTCGTAGAATCAATCCTCATGGCCCCAGCCATACATGCATAAACACAAGGTGTGTCTGAACATTGCCGGCATTGCAGGGGCATAATCACTTCCCCATCCGTCTCCACAAAGACTCTTTTTTGTGGGCGTTCAGGCTCAAAGATTGCTGCAAACAATTGCTTGGATTGGGAATGAGCCACAGCACAGGCCAATTCACAGCTTTTACAACCCACACAATGCTCTGTGCGTACCAGTAATTGTTTCACGTTATCCCTCCTTACCCAAAAATACACAAGCTAACTCTGACAACTCTATACTATTATAATATTCAGATAATTACCGTCAGCTTGGCGACATAAATTAAAACATATGAATATTTTCTTTATATCGCTTGCGGCAAAGCAGCGAAGCGAATGCAAATGAAAAAGGTACTGAAAACAGTACCCTTTTAAGCCCCTCCATTATGAATATTCATGACTGATCTTCTCCCATAGTCGCTCGGGCAGCAATAGCACCACATATCCCCGGTGCAAAGCCACGATCCCCTGCTGCTCCCAATGGCGTAAGATTTCATTGATCGTCTGGCGTGTACTTCCGCTAAGAGATGCCAGTTCCTCATGGGTAAGGTAAATAGCGTTATCATTCTTACCCTGCATGGTACGCCGAAAAACACGCGCCAGACGGGAGGAGGTCTCACGAAAAGCTAAATCAACAATCAAATCATTGGTTAGGCGAAGAATTTTACCCAGAAGGCGGACCAAATGCCGGGCGAGTTCCGGACATTCATCCATCATAGCTTTAAAGTCAGCCATACTGACATATAGAACTTCTGTTTTTTCGATGGCTGTTGCCAACGCTAAGGAATGTTCGCTATAAACCTCCCCTGCCGAAAGAATCGCAATAGCGAATTCCTTACCATCCTCTGATGTATAGGCAATTTTCACCTTGCCAGAAAGAACAAAGAAAATTACATCTGAACAGGAAGAGGGGAAAACTAATCTTTGCCTCTTTGTGAAGCTCATCCTATTAAAATTTCTTTTCCAGATCTGGAGAAAAGCAGGAGGTAATCCGTGAAAAAAAGCAAATCGATCAAGATCTGGTATTGTTTTAGGGTTGGACATTGCTCCACATCCCTTCTACAGGTGTACCAAAGACATGATTTCATACAAGATTTCTAGAAAATTTTAAAAAGTCCTTTAAATAAAACACCCAAGTTCTACTTTTCATAGAGCTTGGGTAATAAATCCTATTAGCTTAATAACTTAATGATTTGTCTCTTGTACCCCATAAAAGCATCAGATATCCGGAATTCTTCTCCCCGGGGCCGCGGGGTATCAATAATAATCTCATGGGCGATTCTTCCTGGGGGCCCGGTCATAATGTACACCCGGTCGGAAAGCAGGATGGCTTCGTCGATATCATGGGTGATAAATAAAGCCGACATATCGATTCGGCCCATGAGATCCAAATACCAGCGATGCATGGAGCTCTTAGTAATGGCATCCAGGGCGGAAAAAGGTTCGTCAAAGAGCGCCACATCTCGAGAGAACATATAGGTTCTGAGCAAGGCTGCTCTTTGCCGCATCCCTCCGGAAAGCTGGGCAGGGTACTTCTTCTCGGCCCCTTCCAACCCGAACTCCTTGAAATGGCTGAAGGCCTCTTCACGGGCTTGGCTCTTCTTTACTCCCCGAATGAAAAGAGGGAGGGCGACATTGTCCAACACAGTCAAATGAGGCTGCATCAGATCCTTTTGCTGCATATAGCTTACTTTACCGGCCTGACCCGTAATATCCTGAGCGTTGAGAAGCACTCGTCCTGAATCAGGGGTAAGGACACCGGCGATAACATTAAAAAGAGTGCTTTTGCCGATACCGCTTACTCCCAGGAGGCTTACCAGCTCCTTTTCGCCGAGCCTGATATTGATGTCTTTAATCGTTAATTCTCCCGCAAAACCCTTTGAGATATTTTGCGTCTCAAGCTTTATCTTATCCATCTTACTGCGGTAAGTAGGCATTAGTAAAACCTTGTCCTGGCTCAATCTTTTTAGAGATCAATTGATTATCTGCCATCCAAGCATAAAAATTATCCCAACGGGCCTGATCGATGAAGCCCCACCGCTCTGCTTCAGCCTTATACTCCTTGGCTAAATACTTTTGGCTGGCCGTTATAAGCTCCTGGTCCAATTCCGGGGCATGTTTGACCAGAATTTCAGCGGCTTCTTCGGGGTGTGCTATAGCGTATTCATACCCTTTTGCTACAGCAGCTAAAAATGCTTTAGCTGTGTCCTGGTTCTTTTCTAAATACTGGGGACTGGCAGCTATGATCGGGGTATAAAAGTCTAAGACAGGGTCAATATCTTTGAACGCAAAATAATTGGTATCCAGGCCTTTCACCTCTGTTGCCACGCCATCCCATCCATAATACACCCAAATAGCATCCACATCGGTTTTCAGAGCCGAGATCACATCAGTTACTGTATTAGGAATCATTTTGATAGCCTCATATTTACCGCCGTCTTTCTCGATGACTTGTTTAATAATCGCTTTTTCCACAGGAGAATCCCATGTGGCATAGACCTTGTTCTCCATATCCTTCGGTCTGGTAATGTTATCTTCCTTCAAGGAGATAATTCCCGAAGTATTGTGCTGCAAAACAGTCCCTACAGCTACCATATCCAGGGGACTGTCTGAGGTAAGAGCAGCTGCAAGTTCTTCCTGGAAGGTTACACAAAATTCAGCTCTCCCGGCTGCTACCAATGGCAGTGCCCCTCCTTCAGGTGGCTGCACAATATCCACCTCTAAACCTGATTCTTGGAAATAGCCTAATTCTTTAGCCACATAGACACCGGTGTGATTGGTATTTGGTGTCCAGTCCAGGACAAAGGTGATTTTTTTATTTTCTTGTGCACCTTGCTTTTCATTCCCAGTGTTGATCGTATTATTCTGAACACCACACCCCACTAATCCTAAAACCACAAAAACACTCATAAGAATTGCTATGCATCGCTTTTTCATATCTCAACATTCTCCTTAAACACTATTCGGCCCTCAGCCTTCATTTTGCTGTTCCCCGGTCTGTGCCCAGGGCATAGCTTTTCGTTCCAAAAGCTCCACACATTTCATAAGCACTAAGCTCAATATGATGATCAAAAAAATCACCGCGAACATTTTATCAAAAGAATAGGATTTTCTGACCCGGGTCATATACACGCCAAGACCACTGTTTCCTCCCAGCCATTCAGCGATAACTGCGCCGACAATAGAATAGGACACCGAGATGCGTAAACCTGAGAAAAAGCCGGGCAGAGCATTAGGCAGCTTAATATACCGGTAGATCTGCCACTTTTTAGCCCCCATAGCTCGCATGAGATTCATAGCGTCTTGATCCGACGATTTAAATCCGCCTAAAAGAGCAATGGTCATAGGAAAAAAACAGGTCAGCACGACAAGCGTAATCTTTGGTGCCATATCATAGCCCAGCCATAACACTAACAAAGGGGCTATGGCTACCGTAGGAATAGTCTGAGTAATTACCAGGATAGGATGGAAGGCTTTATAAAGAGCATCGAAACGATCCATCAAAAGCGCAATCCAAAAAGCCAAAAGAATACTGAGGATTAATCCTATGAAAGCCTCCGTCAAGGTGATCTGGGCGTGCTTCATAAGCTCAGGAAAAGAACCTGCTAAAGCCCGAATCACATCTCCAGGGGATGGGAGCATGAATTTTGGCACCATTTCAAGAAGAGTAGCCAGATACCAGAAGATAAGCAAGAGCAGAAGTACCGCCGTTGGGTAAAGCTTATTGGTGATGCTTTGTAACCTTTTCATCAATGGTCCAAATCCCGCCTTCCGGCTTATAGCTAATTTTTACATAGGACATGACACTGGGTGCCCCTTCTTCAATGCAGATCAGCTGGCAGCGTTTGACCATTTCCATAAGTTGGTCGTATTCCCCTTCGACGGTCGTTTCAAAAGGACCTACGTAGACATTAAGCCCTGAGGATTTTAAATATTCAATGACTTTGTCCACCACACGGATCACTTCTTGTCCTTCCACAGCCGGTAATACTTGAATAGCTACACTTGCATTAATCATTTCCTTTTCTCCTTCTTTCATCTTCATTTACACTTGAGGAGGGTAATGCATAATAAAAAACCTTCTGCAATCAGAAGGTTTTCCAAAACAATTCAGGACATGTAGCCAGAAGCTCATGTATCCTAAGTCCCTCCGCTAGCATTACCTAGATCAGGTCAATGGGTCGGAAACAATCGTTTCCCTCTCAGCCGTTTTCCAGCTCCCCAATACTATTCTCTTTTTTGCATCATAGCACCTTAATCTTAAGGTGTCAAGAAGGCCAAAGCTCACAATGAGTTATTACCAACGTCGTGTGCTGCCTCCGCCACCGCCGGAACCCCCACCGCCTCCGAAGCCTCCGCCTCCGCCACCGCGGCCACCTCTCATGAGCATGCCAATAATCATGCCGAAGATAAAGCCGTTAAAGTAACGGTGGTCAATATAAAATAGGAAGACGATGCCGAAAAAGGCTAGGATTTTAACCCCAAGAGGCAGGGAAGCAAAGGTATTGGTTCCATCTCCATAATCAGACGAAGTGTACAAAGCCTTCGGAGAGTCAATATCCATCACAACTTGATACTCTTTAGCAACTTCCTGAACAAAGGCTCGATAGCCATTTAAGATGCCTTGGTTATAATCCCCTTCTTGAAAATAGGGAATCATATATTCATCTTGAATTCGGCCGGTTTTAGCATCGGGAAGAGCCCCTTCTAAGCCATAACCCACCTCTATCCTGGCCTCCCCCTCCGTAGGGGATACTAAGATCAGTAACCCGTTGTTTAGCTTTTCATCACCGATCCCCCATTCTCTCAAGATGGCTAGAGCATATTCTTCCGATCCATATCCTTTCAGATCGTTGACTGTAACCACTACAATCTGGGCTTTGGTCTTTCTCTCCAAGTCCGCCGAGCTTTGGATAATAATCCTCTCGGTGCTTGAGTCAAGAACATCGGCTTCATCCAGCACGAAAAAGTCACGGGTAGGCTGCGGGATCGAAGGGGTAGCCGCCTGCAAAGGAAAAGCTAAAGTAAGGAAGAACAGTATCAATCCGGCAAGCCGGAGTTTCCTCTTCATAGGCTTCATTCCCTTCATTTAACCTATTTGATAGTGCCATCTGGACAAGCCGTTACTTGGAAAAATCCACGGTGGGAGCTTCATGAGCACCCGCATCAGCCTTAAAATACTCTCGCTCATCAAAACCAAGAATACCCGCATAAAGCGTGGCCGGGAAACGTTTTATCTTCGTATTATAGGATTGTACCTCATTATTATAGTCCATGCGTGCTGTAGCAATGCGGTTTTCCGTTCCTGCCAATTCATCCTGCAACGCCCGGAAATTAGCATCAGCTTTTAACTGAGGATAACTTTCAGAAATAGCCAGTAATCGGCTCAAAGCACTGCTTAGCGCCGCGTCCGCCTCAGCAGCCTCTCCCACACTGCCTGCCCCGATCAGTCGGGATCTGGCGTCAGCTACATCCGTAAACACTTCACTTTCATGTTCAGCATATCCTTTGACGGTATTGACCAGATTCGGAATGAGATCTGCTCGGCGCTGAAGCTGGTTCTCTACCTGACTCCAGCTGCTGTCCACAGTCTCCGAAAGAGTCACTAAGTTATTATAACCAGACCCCAGGATCATAGCCAGAATGATAATTATCCCCACGGGAATCAGCCACTTTTTCATAACGCTTCCTCCATTCATATTTCTTTCTTACTCTCTATTGTTATACCATTTCTTAAGTTGATTCAGCTTTTCAGATCAAACCTAACCTATAATAGTCCTGGCTGAAAAATACAGAAGCACAATCACACCTAAGATGATGCGGTACCAGCCAAAGATCTTAAAGTCATTCTTTTTGATATATCCCATTAGAAACTTAATGGAGATTACGGATACTATAAAGGCCACTACCATTCCTATTAATAGAATCATCAACTCCGGACCTGTAAAGTTGAAACCAAACTTCAAAAGTTTAAGTGCACTGGCCCCAAACATAACGGGGATAGCGAGAAAAAACGTAAATTCAGCCGCTACGGTTCGAGATACTCCCAGCAAAAGTCCTCCTACAATAGTAGCACCAGAACGGGAAGTTCCCGGGAATATGGCGGCAATCAATTGAAATATTCCGATCATGAACGCTGTGGTGTAAGTAATTTGTGATAAGTGATTGACCCGAGGCCTTTTCCCCTTATTATAATTCTCAATAACAATAAAGAGAATTCCAAATATAATCAGCATAACGGCAACGGTTTGATAGTTATAAAAAAGAGCGTTAAACACGTCGTCCCACAATAGACCGATAACACCGGCCGGAATACAGGACACAATGATTTTGAGCCACATTTCTATGGTTTCCTGCTTGACGGAAACCCCTCTATCGAATGTAAAGGGATTGAGCTTCTTCCAATACAATAGCACAACAGCCAAAATAGCTCCCAACTGAATGACCACGAAAAACATTTCCATAAAGGCCGCGGACATGTTCAGCTTAATAAACTCATCCACCAATATCATATGCCCCGTGCTACTGATGGGCAGCCATTCTGTAATCCCTTCTACAATACCTAATAAAATCGCTTTAAAAATCTCTACTAATGCCATAATTCCTCCTGATTACATTTTCTATAGATTTAATTACATCACGCCCATTATACCAATTCGGTTTCTGAATGGGTAGCCGCATTCCCCCTTCATTCTTCGACACATGTCGCTATCCATATACGTATTATACCTGATTATGTCTAGCCTAACCTTAAGGATTATACTAGTATTTATTAACTTTTTCTTAATTCGCTCATCAAAACCTATGATAAAAGGATTACCTCCCAGAATAGAGTTATATCTATCCTGGGAGGTAATCAGCCAACTGCCCAAAGAAAACTTTTTAAGATTATTCAAGACCAATCATGACTGAACTTGCTTTGATAACGGCAATTGCGTCATCACCTACTTTTAATCCCAAAGATTCTGCTGAACCAGAAGTTATACTCGCTGTAATTGACTGACCATTAATATCCAGAACCACTTCTGTTGACACGGGGCCCTTTTTAACCTCCGTAATTTTGCCTTTTAATTGATTTCTAGCCGATAATCTCATTTAGATAATTCCTCCTTGTTTAATATTTAAATTAGTATGCACACTCGCAATACATTTCAAACAAGATTCCGACTCTATTCACAGATAGTTATGCGCTCTAGTTCACATCTTCCTCTACCTTCTCCAGCCTTTCATCAAGTAGATAAGGGTTTGCCAGGTACTTCTTGACTAATTTAAAGGAATTGGAGTAGTAGAGTCCGTCACAAATCCGCTCGTCCAAAACATAGCCGATCTCACAGCATTTTTTGACCACTACCTGATCCTCTTCAACTACGGGTAATTTTTTGCTCTTCCCTAAGGCGACAAAAATCCCTGTCGTACCAAAATCGTAGAGATGATGGTAGATAAAATCCAGATTGATGGATTTGAGATAGGTAAAGAAAAGAGATGTGTGAAAAGGACTGGCTTCAATAATCTTTTTCGGCAGTAAATTATGCCGATCCATCCACTTTAGCGTCCCTACTAAAAGCTTCACTTGACTATTAGGTAAAGACATAATACGTTGAGCAATAGCATCCACCTCATTGGTAGCTCCTGTCGCACAACCTTCCTCTATAGTCTGATCCACGATTTTGACAATCTCTTCGATGCTTTCCAGACCTGAAAAGAGGAATTTAACTGTTGTCTCTTCACCGTCATCCTTTAAGAGGCGCTTAATGGCCATAGAGATACGGATATCATATCGGGTATAGATTTCATTATTCATGACAAAGCGGTTCAGTTGTGGGCGTTGAGCGAGAACACGCACATAGACTGCAATGAATAGGTGCAAGTAGTTGAGCCTAATCCCTTGATCTTTCTTTTCTTTGATATATTGATCAATTTTATCAACAGCAACGACTTGCTTATAAAAATTTTGAGCATCACTTCGCTTGGTCATAATGTGGGGAATAATCCTTACAAAAGGGCTTAAAGACTTGAGAAGCCTCCCGTCACTTCGTCGCATCCAAATCTCCCCTTTGCTTCTTAATTGAGCTTCCTTTCAATAAATTTCTCTAAGAATCAGATAATCCCTTCTTTCCATATTATTAATGCAAAATTTTTCTATTTATATTTTCAATCAATAAAATCTGTCCGATTAAACCCTTAGGAAAAATCCGTTCTCTACTTTAAGAAAATTTATAATTACTTATGATAGTGAAAAAGAAGTTTGATAGTTTAACTTTTTTATGGGATGATATAAAATAAGGTAAAATAGACAAGCTTAATTGAGGGAGTGATACATATGACAAAAATCTTGGTACCTGTAGACGGCTCACCGAATTCGGACAAAGCCATTCACTATGCTCTCACTCTAGCACGTTGCAAGGACGACCTTCTTATCTTTTTAAACGTTCAACCCAATTATAACACACCCAATATAAAACGCTTTGCCACCCAAGAACAGATTAAGGTAATGCAGGAAGAAACCAGTAAGGAAGTTCTCGATCACTCTCTGGAAATCGCTAAAGATTCCATCGCGCCCATCCGCACGCTCCTACGCACAGGGGACCCTGGTAGGGAAATTTGCAAAGAAGCCCAAGAAAGTGCTGTAGACAGTATTGTTATGGGATACCGGGGACTCGGTGCCGTTAAGAGAGCCATTCTGGGAAGCGTAGCTACCCATGTTCTTCATGAAACAAGCTGCCCTGTGACCATAGTTCCTTAGAGGATGGTGTAATGAATAATAACCCCTGGTTTGCTATCGTTAACCCAGCTTCGGCTAACGGACAAACTCGAAAAATCTGGCCCAAAATTTACAAGCGCCTTCTTGATCAGGGCGTTAATCTTGAATTTGCTTACACCACGGGACCAGGGGATGCCACCAATCTCACTCGGCAGGCCATGCATAGTTATACGCAAATTCTTGCTGTCGGTGGCGATGGCACTCTAAATGAGGTTGTGAACGGATTTTTTGCCGATCAAAAACCTATTAATCCTGAAGCAAGTCTTGCTGTTCTTTCCCATGGAACCGGGGGAGATTTTCTACGCACCCTCGATCAAAAACGAGGGCTCCCCTCTTTGCTGGAAGTTCTTCACCGACAAAAAATTGTCCCCATTGATTGCGGGCTAGTTCAATATCAGGACGCTACGGGTCAGTTGTACACTCGTTATTTTCTCAACGTAGCGGATGTGGGTTTGGGAGGAATGGCGGTTAGCCGAGTTAACCAGCACAGCAAATTCCTCGGTGGAAAACTATCTTTCCTCCTTGGGGGCATCATGACCATTTTGACCTATAAAAATAAAAACATGAAATGTGTCATTGATGGAAAAATCGTGGTCAATGGACCAGCCAACAGTATCTGGATTGGCAATGGACGCTTTGTAGGAGGAGGAATGATGATTGCTCCTCATGCAGAGCTTGACGATGGTCTTTTTGATGTCATTGTTCTCGGTAACCTCTCTATGTTCCAACTCTTGCGCCATTTGCCCAAAATTTATCAAGGCCACCATCTTGAGGTTCCGGATGTTACAGTCCATCGTGGTAAAGAGGTCTCCATTATCTCTAATCCTTCGGCTTACTTGGAGCTGGATGGGGAACATCCCGGATTTACACCCGTCCATTTTTCCCTAATACCACAAGGGATTCGATTATGGACATAACTATGATGGTACACCCCATGGGGTGTGCCATCTTTTATAAATAAACTGAAGAGGTGTTAAAGATGTCGTTATCCATCAACGAAAAAGAAAAGATGATAAAAACTTGTGAAGAAATTATCGCTCGTTGTGATAAACCCTTTGTTTGGGAAGACGATGGGATCTATGAATCAGAGCGAGCCAAAAGCCCCTTTAATCTTTTTTTGCCCCAAGAACAAATAGTTCAGGAACTCAGTGCTCTGTTTGAAACCTTTTGTGGTACTCCCTATATCTACGATCAAGTAAAGGCTGTCTGCCACTTGGAAGCCGAATGGTATGAGTATGGCACTTATGGCCTGGATCGCGACTTCACTCGGGTCTTAAGCCGTTACTCTCTAAAGCCGGAATATGTAGAACCGGTAAAGGCACATTTTACACAGAGGCTCAAAGAGTTGCTTCAAGAGCAGGCCGCCCTTTTAAAAGGTAAGGGGTTCCTTCTCAATAAAGATGGGGTGCATTTTTCTTGCAGGGTGGTTGTTCCCGGGGGTAAAATAAATGCCCAGCAATCCAAAAGAGTAAGCGAAATCTGTACACAGTATGGAAGCGGACATTTTTACCTCACCCAAAGAGAAAATATCGAGATCCCTGGTATTCTATTAGATAACCTGAACGAGGTATCTCAAGCTCTTGCTGAAGTCGGTTTAAGCATCGGTTCTACAGGACCCAGGCCAAGGCCCATAACTACTTGTAAAGGGGCTGTATGCAAATTCAGTCTTTATGACACCGAGGGCTACACCAGTCAACTCAATGAAAAAATTTATAAAGGTTATTATGATGTGACCCTGCCCGGTAAGCTTAGAATCATTACCAGTGGCTGTTTTAATAACTGTTCCATGCCTCACGTGGGCTGCATTGGCGTCATTGGCAAGAAAAAAGACCAAGTCGCCATCAGTCTTGGAGGGATGGCCGCACGCAAGCAATTCTTAGGTCAGGAAATCCAAGGTCTTTATACTTTAGATGAGGCTACCGGGATCATTGAAAAAGCGATTCAATACTACAAGGAGCATGGCAATAAAGGTGAACGCTTTGCTCAAATGATTGAGCGTTTGGGCTTTGAAACTGTAGAGAAAGCCTTAATTGGCTAAGGCGGCCCGTTAATTTCTCCGATAAATTGAAATGTAGGGAATAACCTTGTGTAAGAACACAGGGTCATTCCCTACATTCGTCTTATGTAACTGGAACATTCTAATTACTTTGCCCCGATCATGGTATAATAATGTTAAAGCAAAGGAGGACAAGTCGTATGCAGATTGGACAGAATCTTAAAGATAAGATTATGGCGAAGTTTAGTCATTATCAGGAAGAATCCAAAAAGACCCTCCAAAATATCGACCTTACCCAGGATAAACTCAATGCTGCATTTATGAAAGCAGAAAAACTCAACATCAATACAGGGCCCATCCATAAAGTTTACCAGGATATCCTTATCCTGATTCAAGTTGTCAAAGCCTATATCAGCAAAGATTATCAAGAGATCCCCGCCGGCTCCATTATTGCTATCTTAGCTGCCTTAATCTATTTCTTATCCCCTATTGATATTCTTTTTGATTACATTCCAGGAATTGGCTATGTAGACGACATGTTTGTCCTTGGATTGGTCTTAAAACAAGTGGACTCTGATTTGCAAAAATTTAGTCTGTGGAAGCAAAGCAAAGATCCCGAAGAATCCGTTCTGGAAACCTAAAGAA
Coding sequences:
- a CDS encoding nitrite reductase; the encoded protein is MSLSINEKEKMIKTCEEIIARCDKPFVWEDDGIYESERAKSPFNLFLPQEQIVQELSALFETFCGTPYIYDQVKAVCHLEAEWYEYGTYGLDRDFTRVLSRYSLKPEYVEPVKAHFTQRLKELLQEQAALLKGKGFLLNKDGVHFSCRVVVPGGKINAQQSKRVSEICTQYGSGHFYLTQRENIEIPGILLDNLNEVSQALAEVGLSIGSTGPRPRPITTCKGAVCKFSLYDTEGYTSQLNEKIYKGYYDVTLPGKLRIITSGCFNNCSMPHVGCIGVIGKKKDQVAISLGGMAARKQFLGQEIQGLYTLDEATGIIEKAIQYYKEHGNKGERFAQMIERLGFETVEKALIG
- a CDS encoding YkvA family protein, which gives rise to MQIGQNLKDKIMAKFSHYQEESKKTLQNIDLTQDKLNAAFMKAEKLNINTGPIHKVYQDILILIQVVKAYISKDYQEIPAGSIIAILAALIYFLSPIDILFDYIPGIGYVDDMFVLGLVLKQVDSDLQKFSLWKQSKDPEESVLET